The proteins below are encoded in one region of Belonocnema kinseyi isolate 2016_QV_RU_SX_M_011 chromosome 5, B_treatae_v1, whole genome shotgun sequence:
- the LOC117172984 gene encoding uncharacterized protein LOC117172984: MKSFGDNKVKNVLPLKDETLNAFLSKLNSHNLGAAILKVMQPFAADRVTPVVDNLLKLVSLLYNEDYEAYYLEMLRKVPVDLSITQEQQRAVIEKTLAQSKILYLFSIKAGRITASKFNAACHTFPLCLLLREYVILGQFCSRINQFSTV; this comes from the coding sequence ATAACAAAGTGAAGAATGTTCTGCCATTGAAGGACGAAACTTTAAATGCTTTCTTGAGTAAACTCAATTCTCATAATCTCGGTGCAGCTATCTTGAAAGTCATGCAGCCTTTTGCAGCGGATCGAGTCACTCCAGTTGTAGATAATTTACTGAAGCTTGTATCATTGCTATACAATGAAGACTACGAAGCATATTACTTAGAAATGTTAAGAAAGGTCCCTGTTGACTTATCAATCACACAGGAACAACAGCGAGCTGTCATAGAAAAAACCTTAGCCCAGagtaagattttatatttgttttcaattaaagctGGGAGGATTACTGCATCCAAATTTAATGCTGCATGCCATACTTTCCCTCTTTGTCTCTTATTAAGGGAATATGTTATCCTCGGTCAGTTTTGTTCAAGAATAAATCAGTTCAGTACGGTCTAG
- the LOC117172815 gene encoding uncharacterized protein LOC117172815: MDRFYRKYQPVITPQHHTCVGLGFELLNRLCKLSKKFSGIENGLYLVSCEETIGDISGYVGGPPAADSGEKEHVLVCLKIQIDGRRGIMLLDPGYHIARVITVMADKMYPHTGWFTQSDESEVKKEYNYVLCAEDPYYVEWHEKQTSPSALERSQVALIYVERPYLTAIDVTERRNIVYNFRSLLARDSKGHVVAGFYFKVTMNPPDEQDFTIFYQAIEGKKKRKLSLSKFFNHAKINSDEADVVRECARQLGMSQKDLEDLLAALATVMRDAAFVAQLLTINSRINTLAEDN; this comes from the exons ATGGACCGCTTCTACCGAAAATATCAACCAGTCATTACTCCCCAACATCACACTTGCGTTGGGCTCGGCTTTGAGTTGCTGAATCGATTGTGCAAGTTAAGCAAAAAGTTCTCTGGAATAGAAAATGGCCTTTACTTGGTATCGTGTGAAGAG ACGATTGGAGACATCTCAGGGTACGTGGGAGGTCCTCCAGCAGCTGACAGTGGCGAAAAAGAACACGTTCTTGTatgcttgaaaattcagattGATGGGCGTCGAGGTATCATGTTACTGGATCCAGGTTATCACATTGCCCGGGTGATTACGGTAATGGCAGATAAGATGTACCCGCACACAGGTTGGTTCACTCAGTCGGACGAGTCTGAAGTTAAGAAAGAGTACAACTACGTTTTATGCGCCGAAGACCCTTACTATGTCGAGTGGCACGAAAAGCAAACTAGCCCTAGTGCCTTGGAGCGATCTCAGGTCGCTCTAATTTACGTCGAAAGACCATATCTTACTGCCATTGATGTCACGGAACGAAGAAACATAGTCTACAATTTTAGGAGTTTGTTAGCCAGGGATAGTAAGGGTCACGTTGTTGCTGGATTTTACTTCAAAGTCACTATGAACCCACCTGATGAACAGGATTTTACCATTTTCTACCAGGCAATTGAAGGAAAGAAGAAGAGAAAGCTGTCATTAAGCAAGTTCTTCAACCATGCCAAG ATTAATTCAGATGAAGCAGATGTTGTGAGAGAGTGTGCTCGTCAGTTGGGAATGAGTCAGAAGGATTTAGAAGATCTCCTGGCAGCTCTGGCTACGGTAATGAGAGATGCAGCGTTTGTAGCACAGCTTTTGACGATTAATTCGAGAATCAACACGTTGGCGGAAGACAATTAA